One Thermodesulfobacteriota bacterium genomic region harbors:
- a CDS encoding DUF3343 domain-containing protein: protein MIYAVILFPSTHHAIRAEKKARENGFSVKLIPVPRHLSSDCGVCLRCPLEQREALETLLEQEGVRIEAVHPLP from the coding sequence ATGATTTACGCCGTCATCCTCTTCCCATCCACCCACCATGCGATTCGCGCCGAAAAGAAGGCCCGGGAGAACGGATTCTCCGTCAAACTCATCCCGGTCCCCCGCCACCTCAGCTCCGATTGCGGGGTCTGCCTTCGCTGCCCTCTTGAGCAGAGGGAGGCCTTGGAGACCCTATTGGAACAGGAGGGCGTCAGAATCGAAGCCGTCCACCCCCTCCCTTAG
- a CDS encoding DUF116 domain-containing protein: protein METWRLLDTGARSAAENMALDEVLLELKAHEKIPPTLRFLQFSNPSVLVGHHQSVEEEVRLDYCQRKGIEINRRLTGGGALYWGVAELGWEIYISKTDPRIPSRIEDLYRIMGEASAHGLRRLGLKASFRPRNDVEVGGRKISGTGGTELSGAILFQGTILVDFDVDEMLRALRIPTEKLQDKEIQSVKERVTCLKWELGRVPSLSNIKDSLIKGFQERFGVRFEPEPLTSHEERLLKERLPYYSSPAHVFKVREALPRRKTLASVLKAPGGLIRVSMAIDTRTQVINQILITGDFFAYPKRAIFDLESLLKNSKATPSGIERIVRDFFSTVKPQIPGVKEEHLIQAIEEALQKKELLPFGFDESETHHLFPVLKPFKEVRRPEVLLLPYCAKEVGCPFRYQRGCDGCGGCSIGMAVELARSFHMDPITIQNYEDLEATLRQLKRSGATSFIGSCCEPFYGKHRPDFERIGLPGILVDVERSTCYDLNREKEAHLGTFENQTSLNLPLLKKVLEFAHG from the coding sequence ATGGAAACGTGGAGGCTTCTCGACACCGGGGCCCGCTCCGCCGCCGAAAACATGGCCCTCGATGAGGTGCTTCTCGAATTAAAAGCCCATGAGAAGATCCCTCCTACCCTCCGCTTTCTCCAATTCTCAAATCCTTCGGTCCTGGTCGGCCACCATCAATCCGTTGAGGAAGAAGTCCGCCTCGATTACTGCCAGCGGAAGGGCATCGAGATCAACCGGAGGCTCACCGGTGGCGGCGCCCTCTATTGGGGAGTGGCAGAACTGGGGTGGGAGATCTACATCTCCAAAACGGACCCCCGAATTCCATCGAGAATCGAAGACCTATATCGGATAATGGGCGAGGCCTCGGCCCATGGGTTGAGGCGGCTAGGCCTCAAAGCGTCCTTCCGACCCCGAAACGACGTGGAGGTGGGCGGAAGAAAGATTTCGGGCACAGGGGGGACCGAACTCTCCGGAGCCATTTTGTTCCAAGGGACGATCCTCGTCGATTTCGACGTCGACGAGATGCTGAGGGCCTTGAGGATTCCGACCGAGAAACTGCAGGATAAAGAGATCCAATCGGTCAAGGAGAGGGTCACCTGCCTCAAATGGGAGTTGGGTCGCGTCCCTTCCCTCTCCAACATCAAAGATTCCCTGATCAAAGGCTTTCAGGAAAGGTTTGGAGTCCGGTTCGAACCGGAGCCCTTGACCTCCCACGAGGAGAGGCTCTTAAAAGAGAGACTCCCCTATTACTCTTCTCCCGCCCACGTCTTTAAGGTGAGGGAGGCCCTGCCGCGGAGAAAGACCCTCGCTTCGGTCCTCAAAGCCCCCGGGGGGTTGATCCGGGTCTCCATGGCGATCGATACGAGGACCCAGGTGATCAACCAGATCCTGATCACGGGAGACTTCTTCGCCTATCCCAAAAGGGCCATCTTCGATCTCGAAAGCCTCCTGAAGAATTCGAAGGCCACTCCCTCCGGGATCGAACGGATCGTGAGGGACTTTTTCTCCACCGTGAAACCCCAAATCCCGGGTGTGAAGGAAGAACATCTCATCCAGGCGATTGAAGAGGCCCTCCAGAAGAAGGAGCTTCTCCCTTTCGGGTTCGACGAGAGCGAGACCCATCATCTCTTTCCCGTTTTAAAGCCCTTCAAAGAGGTGAGACGGCCGGAAGTCCTCCTCCTCCCTTATTGCGCCAAGGAAGTAGGCTGCCCCTTTCGGTACCAGAGAGGCTGCGATGGATGCGGGGGGTGCTCGATCGGCATGGCCGTGGAACTGGCAAGGTCTTTCCACATGGATCCGATCACGATCCAGAATTACGAGGACCTCGAGGCCACCCTTCGTCAGCTCAAACGATCGGGGGCGACCAGCTTCATCGGCTCCTGCTGTGAGCCTTTCTACGGGAAACATCGACCGGACTTCGAGAGGATCGGGCTTCCCGGCATCCTCGTCGATGTGGAGAGGAGCACCTGTTACGATCTGAACCGGGAGAAGGAGGCCCATTTAGGGACGTTCGAGAACCAGACCTCTCTCAACC